The Neptunomonas concharum genomic interval TGATATGGCTTTTAACTTAAGAAATTAAAAGCTCGCTCATAAAGCTGATGTAAACGCACTTCGATAACTCCCGTGACGGGAATATAACGATAAGAAGGATTACCATGTCTTTTAAGCATAAAATCGCAACTACACTTCTCTCATCCGCTGTTGCTATGGCAACGACTTTCGGTGCTGCTTCAGCTGTCGCTGCTGATCAACGTTATGTCACCATCGGAACCGGTGGTCAGACAGGTGTTTACTACGTTGTAGGTCAGTCAATCTGTCGTCTGGTTAACCGTGGCACGGAAGAGCACGGAGTGAAATGTACAGCACCATCAACCGGTGGTTCTGTTGCTAACATCAACGCTATTCGCCAAAGCCAGCAAGATATGGGTATGGCGCAATCAGACTGGCAGTTCCACGCTCTACACGGTTCTAAACATGATTCGTTTGTTGAGCAGGGTAAATTTGAAGATCTGCGCGCGCTGTTCTCGGTTCATAACGAGCCATTCACCGTTGTTGCCCGTGCTGACTCAGGCGTAGAAACGTTCGACGACCTAGTCGGCAAGCGTGTTAACTTGAATAACCCAGGTTCAGGTACACGTGGCACAATGGAAGTGATCATGGCTGAAAAAGGTTGGACGAATGATACGTTCAAGCT includes:
- a CDS encoding TAXI family TRAP transporter solute-binding subunit, producing MSFKHKIATTLLSSAVAMATTFGAASAVAADQRYVTIGTGGQTGVYYVVGQSICRLVNRGTEEHGVKCTAPSTGGSVANINAIRQSQQDMGMAQSDWQFHALHGSKHDSFVEQGKFEDLRALFSVHNEPFTVVARADSGVETFDDLVGKRVNLNNPGSGTRGTMEVIMAEKGWTNDTFKLAAELKASEQAQALCDNKLDVMIYSVGHPSGAIKEATTSCEAKVIPVTGAEIDKLIAENDYYAPAVIKGGMYNGTDNDVLTFGNAATMVSSAKVDADVVYLVVKSVFENFDRFKKLHPAFANLKPEEMIKNGLSAPLHDGAVRYYKEKGWM